Genomic DNA from Candidatus Poribacteria bacterium:
CGGCTGTTGTCTTTATGCCAGTATCACCGATTTAAAGGAGCGGAGGATTAGGAACTTCTGCAGCCTTGGGTTGCTCTATTGCGGATTCATACTGCAGGTGATCTTCTGGCTTCAAGGTTGGATTCCGTTCTCCTATCTCATATCGGTGACGCTCGGCGGAGCTGTCCTGGCCTATCTGTCCTACATTTTTAACTTCTTTGCCCCTGGAGATGCGAAGCTGTTCTGGGCTGTTTGTGTCGCTTTGCCCCCTCTCCTTTTCAAATCGCCGAAGGGCTATATGTTTGCCCCTATCGTGTTGGGCGTTAACGTATTTATCCCTTATCTGGTCGTTCTGTTCATCTACGCCCTTTTTAAGACGGATAGGGAGGAGAGGTTACGCGTTATTCGAACCGTTACTTCTCCAAAAGCTATTCTTACAAGGCTTTTCGGCCTCTTCGGGTTTGTTGGGGTGGGGATCGCCGTTTCGGTAATCGTGGAGATAATAGCTTTGAAGCTTAGGCTTTCGATCGCCCCCGGCTCGTTCGTGAGATTTTTGCTGGCTATCGGGGTTTATCAGGCGATCATCTTCTGGGCGCGCTCCAAGGGGGTTGAAATTCTCGTCCCCCTCTTAGGAACCCTGGCATATCTTGTTATCTTCATCTATATGGGTTTTTCCGTCCCAAGAGGAGTTCAACATCTTCTTTTCATCCTAATCGGCATCTATGTTGGCATCTATGCTCTTTTGCGGCCGCTGATTCTTTCCCTGATAAACTCGGCGCTCGCGGAAGAAAAGGCGGGGATGGTACCCGCAACGATCGCCTTCGCCCCTTTTATCACACTGGGTGTCTTACTGACGGTCATATGTCGGGGGCCGATATATTCCTTTCTGCTCAGGTGAGGGATGATCAAAAATGGAATGGTTGAAACGGGCTTTCAGAAGGGTTACCGGGACGAAAGATTCATCCTCATATGCTCCCTTCAGTGAACCTGATTGGGAGAATTATGATGGGAACCCGTATAGGGTTATCTATATCCTTCGGATGAAAGAGGGAGTCAGGAAGTCCGAACTTTATGAGTTTCTAATCAGGGAGTGGCTTCCCGCTTTGAAAGGAGCTAGGGGTTGCATCGGCGTGGAGATAGTGGATGACTTTGCCCCTGGAAGCGGCTACACCCTTTTGGAGCTTTGGGAGACGAGGAAGGTTCACGATGAGGAGATTCCGAAACTTTGGTATGGGACACACAGGCATATCTTTGATAGACTGAAAGAAGTGGGGGAGTTTGTTTTTCTCTGGGAGGGGATTATCCTCCGGGAAATAAAGGGAAAGGAGGTGATTTAGGCATGATCAGCCATATTCGGGGGCTTTCGAGCAAAGCGCGTCTGAGGGAGTTCATCCTGAGCGAGTCTGGGGAGACCAACGCACAGAAGGCAGCTCAAGTTGGTGCTATCCTGGCCACCTCCGCTCTTGCCACCCTGCTGATGAGTGTGGAAACAGCGCGAGCAGGCTGCGATCCTACATGCGTTCAGTGCAATGACGATGCTGATTGCACATGGACATCTCCTGGACCGGGCCCATTCTGTCGCACTCGATTCTGTTTTGAGACCTGCGATTGTGTCAAAGCCTGCACGTGGTCTCAGGAAAATTCCTGCATACCTGACGATTCCTAAGCCCTTCAAGAGAAAGTACTCCTCCGAAGGGGATGTACTTATCCCCTTCGGAGACGCTTCCATATCTTACCGTAATTCGGGGATGAGAAAATGAGGTTTAGAGGGAGATTAACGTGTCTGATATTGAGCAGTGCCCTCTCTCTGAGCGGTGTAATGGTATTGATAACCGTTCAATCACAACCGCCCAAGAGAGCGAAAATCGCTTTCACCTCAAATCGGGATGGGAATTTCGAGATCTACTTGATGGACACCGATGGTGGGAATATCCAGAGACTAACTAACCATCCCGCCGATGATTGGCAACCGGCCTGGTCGCCCGATGGGAAAAAGATCGCCTTTGCGTCGAATCGCAGTGGGAACTTTGATATTTACGTGATGGATGCTGAGGGGGAGGGAGAACCTAAGAACCTAACTGATGATCCCGCGGCGGATGATGGGTCTCCAGCATGGTCACCTGATGGGAAAAAGATCGCTTTTGTCTCCTCACGGGATGGTAATCAGGATATCTATGTGATGGATGCGGATGGGAAGAATATCAGAAATCTCACCAAACATCCTGCGAGGGATAGATCCCCAACATGGTCACCCGATGGTAGAGAGATTGCCTTTCAGTCTGACCGAGATAAACATGAGGCGATCTATGTGATAGATATGGACGGGGAAATTGTCCGAAAGCTAGCTGATCAGGGAAATTGTTGGCACCCGGCTTGGTCACCTGACGGTGAAAAGATTGCTTTCCATTCGGCTCGGAGTGGAAATGCTGAGATCTACATAATGGACGTAAACGGGAGGAACCAACATAATTTGACTCATAACCCTTTACCTGACAGATATCCCATTTGGTCACCCGATGGGCGTCAGATCGCCTTCACACGACTGGAAGGTGGACAAGATGAGATCTACGTGATGGATGTAGATGGACGAAACGTTCGCAGATTGACCAATAATCCCTGGCATGATGTGGCTTCATCATGGTTTGATCCTACTGTTTCTGTCTCTTTCTATGATAAATGGATAACAATATGGGGTTGGCTTAAATGGTTCAACAAATGAGATAAAGGGTGGAGGCTGCAAAACATGAGCAGATCAACTCAGTATTCAAAGCAGCTTCAGCATATCTATCTTTTTCGCCAGGAAAACAGGTTTTTCTTAGCCGATCTTATCCGATACCAGGCGGTGGAAATTGATGAATTGACATGGCAAATTCTAAAGCGGTATGATAGACTCAGCGATGGCTCCGTCATTAGGGAGCTCAAATCTTCTTATCCTGAAGAGGAAATTCGATCCGCTCTAGAGCATCTTAAGAAGTTTGAAAGAGATAGGAAAGAATTTGAAATAACTCGCTCTAAAGAACGCCCTCGCTATTTATGCCCTAATCCTCAGACGTTTGTTGCAAATATTCGATATGGAACCGGGGGACTTCTAATTGCCTTACATTACCTTATCAAGGCTTTGGGAAAGTATTACGTCGATGTAGATATCTGCAGGGGGAAAAGCGAAACTCTTGATGAGGGTATCTACGCTGTCCCTTTTTACCCGGAGGACCCCGCCTTCATCGCACATTTGTTGAATGAGGATTATCGAGGTATTCTTCTCCAATCCACCCGTGACACTTTTATGATTCCCTTTTTGCGTTTTCTTCCTGTTCCTGTGGTAGTTCCTCTTTACGCCCTAAGGGGACATAGCGGCCTTCTAATAAATCAGGTTTTCCTCTGGTATAGCGCTTTGAGAGACTGCGACGCTTTCGTGGTTCCCACTAACTCCGTTAAATCGTTTTATGCTCAATACCTGATGGATGAGGGTTGCTTTTACGTCTCCCACTACGGGGTGGACCATGAGCTGTTTCGTCCAATGGACAAGAGGAAGGCGAAACGCAAAGTAGCTCAGATGCTCGGAGATGAACGTATTATGAAAAAGCCGATTGTGGGCTTCCTCTCCAGGTTACAACCGGAGAAGGGAGGTGGAACCTATCTGCAAATCGCCCGAATGATCCCCGATGCTCTCTTCGTGGCCGTTGCTCCCACCCTCATGTTCTATGAGCATGTGTCACTGCCGGACAACTTCATTTATGCAGGTCCGCAACCCAGGGAAAACCTACCTCTGTTCTTCAACGCCTTTGATATCCATTGTTTCCCGTCCGTAGTGGGGGAGGAAACGTTCGGCATGGTCGCCTTAGAGGCAATGGCCTGTGGAACACCTGTTGTGGCATCTCGTTTTGACGGAATCCCGGAGGTGGTGGGGGATACAGGTGTGTTGGTGCCGGCGGAGACTTACTCCGATGAGATGGGCAGCATAGCGGGTTATGTCTCAGCCGAGGAGATGGCAAAGGCGATCAGGGAGTTATTGGATAACCCGGAGAGACGGCTTCGCCTGGGCGAGATGGCTCACAGAAGGGCTTTAGGGTTCACATGGGAGAAAGCGGCTCGCGAGCTTGTGGAGCTTTTCGATGAGCTTAACCGTCGTCTTCGTTATCCCTCCCCTCAACGCCCTGAAGTATCGGTTTTCTTCACGCCTTTCCTTCACGAAAGCGATGGGAGTTTGGATTATCAATCTATTCTAGCCGGTATCACCGAAGATCGTAAGAGGCTCTTGATGTTTGAGGCATATATTCAAAGTGTGGAGGAGGGTCTGGCTTTGGCTCTGTTGAAACACCACACCTGGCATGAGGTTGAGGTTATACTGTATCGGTTTTGCGGCCGGGAGGAAGCGAAAACCCTCCTTCGCCGGGTTCGCCAGTTTCTCCAAGCCCTCTCAGTATAGGTTCTATTCGGAGGAGGAACCCATGGATGCCCTTGGTTTGCCCAGACGTCTCCATCGTCTTCACGAGTTCCAGTTTGAAAATCAGTGGTACATCGCCGATTTAGATGAAGGGATCGTTTTGCCAGCTCCAGAACCGATGCGGCAGATCCTGCATCTATGTGAATCCCATACCAGGAAGGAGATTCTGGAGAAATTAAGGGATACCTTCGACAGGGGTTATCTGGAGAGGATTTTTCTGTTACTCGAAGCTCTTGACATGCGGGGATATCTGTTTTCAAGCGTGAACGAGACCCGGTCCACCATCTCCTCTAAACGACTCCATCTATGTGTCAGCCCGAACTTCCTTCTGTTCAAACCTCAGACAGGTTTCATAACCCGCTGGGTCCATTACAACTTACTAACCGCCTTAACAAAATATGCCGACGTCTCTCTCATCCTCCCTAAGCTTTCAGGTGATCTGGGCGAGGAGACTTTATTCCCATCTGAAGGGGTGGAAAGAGTCCCGGTTAGCGAATGGTCGATGCGGTGTATCCTTCAAGCCGTTCCGTCAGACTGTGATGGTGTGCTTTTGCTCTCCCCTCTATCCACTATGGATCTGATGTGGTATCGACATGTGGATCTCCCGGTGGTCTCCTATATCCAGAACGAAACCTTATCATGGAGGACGAGCGTTAACGTCTCAATTCAGCATGCCTCCGTTATGCGGGAGTTCGATGCGATCACCGGGGATGCTCCCTGGATTCTATCCTTCTTACGGGATGTCGTCGAGGAGGTGCCCCCATTCACCCTTATCCTGCCAGGGACGGATAATTTACCCGCACCTCCGAATCTGGATAAGGATTCCTTCCGGAGGGAGCTTCAGGCCCGATTCCCACACAAAGTGGTGGGGGAGAAGCTGGTAGGGATGAGCTTGGAGCTTTCCAAGCCAGAGGAGATTTCGATTTTACCTGCCCTTTGTTTAAACCATCAAAACTGGACTTTTATCAGCCTTCATCCCCTCACAAGGCCGTTTATCGGAGACCGATTGCAGAATCTCTTATGGTTAGATTTGACCTCCCATCATGATCTGATGGTTTTAAACGCTTTCCTCTCCCGGATGGATGCTTTCATCTACCAAAACGCCCCTGGCATCCCTGTTCTGCCCCTTCTGATGGCGTTGAATGCCGGATGTTTTTGCGTCGTTTTAGGCGAGTTT
This window encodes:
- a CDS encoding PD40 domain-containing protein, with product MRFRGRLTCLILSSALSLSGVMVLITVQSQPPKRAKIAFTSNRDGNFEIYLMDTDGGNIQRLTNHPADDWQPAWSPDGKKIAFASNRSGNFDIYVMDAEGEGEPKNLTDDPAADDGSPAWSPDGKKIAFVSSRDGNQDIYVMDADGKNIRNLTKHPARDRSPTWSPDGREIAFQSDRDKHEAIYVIDMDGEIVRKLADQGNCWHPAWSPDGEKIAFHSARSGNAEIYIMDVNGRNQHNLTHNPLPDRYPIWSPDGRQIAFTRLEGGQDEIYVMDVDGRNVRRLTNNPWHDVASSWFDPTVSVSFYDKWITIWGWLKWFNK
- a CDS encoding glycosyltransferase family 4 protein; amino-acid sequence: MKKPIVGFLSRLQPEKGGGTYLQIARMIPDALFVAVAPTLMFYEHVSLPDNFIYAGPQPRENLPLFFNAFDIHCFPSVVGEETFGMVALEAMACGTPVVASRFDGIPEVVGDTGVLVPAETYSDEMGSIAGYVSAEEMAKAIRELLDNPERRLRLGEMAHRRALGFTWEKAARELVELFDELNRRLRYPSPQRPEVSVFFTPFLHESDGSLDYQSILAGITEDRKRLLMFEAYIQSVEEGLALALLKHHTWHEVEVILYRFCGREEAKTLLRRVRQFLQALSV